The following coding sequences are from one Lathyrus oleraceus cultivar Zhongwan6 unplaced genomic scaffold, CAAS_Psat_ZW6_1.0 chrUn0136, whole genome shotgun sequence window:
- the LOC127112481 gene encoding uncharacterized protein LOC127112481, which translates to MPIHSSNHSLTSYTTVVVLLLLFLQTSTPIIKALAENSHVINFQSPNLYPESLAWDPLKQHFLVGSLRHRTISSISDAGIIETLISDTSLPENVTVVGITVDSRNNRVLAVIHAVKPLPPFNALAAYDLKSGNRLFLSPLPTDEEALANDVAVDYNGNAYVTNSIGNYIWKVNVKGEASIFSKSPRFTEHPVDRDTPYSYIGLNGIAYVSSGDYLLVVQSNTGKVFKVDADDGTARHVLLNEDLTRPDGVVFRSDGVVLVVSPQANKLWLLKSNNGWGEGVVYDKIDLESEGYPTSVVSRGRDKMYVLYGYFLEGLLGNSEREGFRIEEIMSPKESEGENVWLYVMIGFGMVYFVYWRFQMGQLVKHMNKKIN; encoded by the coding sequence ATGCCAATTCACTCATCCAATCACTCCCTTACTTCATACACCACCGTCGTCGTCCTCCTCCTCCTCTTCCTCCAAACTTCAACTCCGATAATCAAAGCCCTCGCCGAAAACTCCCACGTCATCAATTTCCAATCACCAAACCTCTATCCAGAATCCCTAGCGTGGGACCCTTTAAAACAACACTTCCTCGTCGGATCCCTCCGTCACCGCACCATCTCATCAATCTCCGACGCTGGCATAATCGAAACCCTAATCTCCGATACCTCTCTCCCCGAAAACGTCACCGTTGTAGGTATAACAGTCGATTCACGCAACAACCGCGTCCTCGCTGTAATCCACGCCGTCAAACCTCTTCCTCCTTTCAACGCTCTCGCCGCCTACGACCTAAAATCCGGCAACCGCCTCTTCCTCTCCCCTCTCCCCACCGATGAAGAAGCCCTCGCAAACGACGTCGCTGTTGATTACAACGGCAACGCTTACGTCACGAACTCCATCGGCAACTACATCTGGAAAGTCAACGTGAAAGGAGAAGCTTCAATCTTCTCAAAATCGCCGAGGTTCACCGAACATCCGGTGGACCGCGACACACCGTATAGTTACATCGGGCTCAACGGTATTGCTTACGTCAGCAGCGGGGATTATCTCTTGGTGGTGCAATCCAATACAGGTAAGGTTTTCAAGGTTGATGCGGACGACGGTACAGCCAGGCACGTACTTCTCAACGAGGATCTCACGCGTCCTGATGGCGTCGTTTTTAGAAGTGACGGTGTCGTTTTGGTGGTTTCACCGCAAGCGAATAAGTTGTGGCTTCTGAAGAGTAATAATGGATGGGGGGAGGGTGTGGTTTATGACAAAATTGACCTTGAGAGTGAAGGGTACCCTACTTCGGTTGTTTCGAGAGGGAGGGATAAGATGTATGTGTTGTATGGGTATTTTTTGGAGGGTCTTTTGGGGAATTCAGAGAGGGAGGGTTTTAGAATTGAGGAGATTATGTCACCAAAGGAGAGTGAGGGAGAGAATGTTTGGCTTTATGTGATGATTGGATTTGGCATGGTGTATTTTGTGTATTGGAGGTTTCAGATGGGTCAGCTTGTGAAGCATATGAACAAAAAGATCAATTGA